Proteins from one Podospora pseudocomata strain CBS 415.72m chromosome 4, whole genome shotgun sequence genomic window:
- a CDS encoding hypothetical protein (EggNog:ENOG503PC2H; COG:S) produces MSTRCPLCTELSIQHLFELTKQEVDFHDFPSSAYYKHHKSFNDLEQSAINGCDLCQLIIHAFKQNPVEEDQYFGLSSQDETMSMYEKAKSLEQSGIKIALTSTYPYRDNSSSLTIVDTLAVQVGGFMNVDYGDDDVIQLHYEIPVMPLRLVVPPDQPITLKNVRIGISELDSDLGSQENFEIARSWLQECQQCHRCCQDNKVPTLPTRVVDVGTPDNDFKTLRVVHSHGSQAPFVALSHCWGGRIEPVLTTKTLDTFTTSLSFDSLPANFRDAITITRKLGIQYLWIDSLCIMQDSRQDWEVESKKMAQIYGSSTFTISAFVSERSTAGILNPAPTAGPPPMSVPLTMLSEQGEARKLKLEWRHPNDREDLRRLDMACVLNSRGWTFQEFLLSRRHLIYGRHQIYWRCRACQESAEAGILPEGDKRAHSVFDDITAVLDASNASDLSAKSLKRKDLFREYYSLVGEYSNRTLTFGSDKLPALSGITQRLHASLGARYLAGLWSSDIRNGLLWKEETQIARHVQSYRAPSWSWAVTDDTIQWDSYTTDYGQGPYDLELVEANVEPKNPSNPFGEIMDAHLVLRGRTKKLYRSEQVFPKSYFPGPNHEPSIGEGSWDEPVDGSPRRKGLDVTTALLYIHNVDDVGDDAILSVWRQYDWVEATIEETEIQPAWFDQKNEYLALLVRISSKENPFKKDGTVAYKQDDARLMCLALRRVVGREDEVYERVGMLWVRADQWDVGWIEKWELKTTTLV; encoded by the coding sequence atgtCAACTCGATGTCCACTTTGTACAGAGCTCTCCATCCAACACCTGTTTGAACTGACGAAACAGGAAGTTGACTTTCATGACTTCCCGTCTTCAGCATATTACAAGCATCACAAGAGTTTCAACGACCTTGAACAGTCAGCGATAAACGGCTGCGACCTTTGTCAGCTAATCATCCACGCCTTCAAACAAAATCCCGTCGAAGAAGACCAATACTTCGGGCTCAGCAGCCAGGATGAGACCATGTCGATGTACGAGAAAGCGAAAAGCCTGGAGCAGTCGGGTATCAAGATCGCTCTCACCAGCACGTATCCATATCGTGATAAttcatcatcactcaccaTTGTGGACACTCTTGCTGTGCAAGTTGGCGGTTTCATGAATGTCGACTATGGCGATGACGATGTGATACAGCTTCACTACGAGATACCTGTCATGCCACTGAGGTTGGTGGTACCCCCGGATCAGCCAATAACTCTGAAGAATGTACGGATTGGAATTTCCGAGCTCGACAGCGATCTTGGCTCACAGGAGAACTTTGAGATCGCGAGGTCGTGGTTACAAGAATGTCAGCAATGTCACAGATGCTGCCAGGATAACAAGGTCCCAACCCTTCCGACAAGAGTAGTCGATGTAGGGACTCCAGATAACGACTTCAAAACACTCAGAGTTGTCCATTCGCACGGGTCTCAAGCTCCGTTTGTAGCGCTGAGCCACTGCTGGGGCGGGAGAATCGAGCCTGTCCTGACCACCAAAACACTGGATACGTTTACGACATCGCTCTCGTTCGACAGCCTCCCGGCAAACTTCCGAGACGCAATAACAATAACGCGAAAGCTGGGCATACAGTACCTATGGATTGACTCACTCTGCATCATGCAAGATTCCAGACAGGATTGGGAAGTCGAGTCGAAAAAGATGGCTCAGATCTACGGATCCTCTACCTTTACAATATCAGCGTTTGTATCCGAGCGCAGTACCGCAGGAATTCTCAACCCAGCCCCAACCGCGGGGCCACCACCCATGTCGGTCCCTCTCACGATGCTATCGGAACAGGGTGAAGCTAGAAAGTTGAAACTGGAATGGAGGCATCCTAATGACCGCgaggatttgaggaggcTAGATATGGCCTGCGTTCTGAACTCAAGAGGCTGGACATTTCAGGAGTTTCTACTCTCGCGCCGCCACCTTATCTACGGAAGACATCAGATATACTGGAGATGCCGCGCTTGCCAGGAATCGGCTGAGGCTGGCATCCTGCCTGAAGGGGACAAGAGAGCTCACTCGGTCTTTGACGACATAACCGCGGTGCTCGACGCCAGTAACGCCTCCGACCTTTCGGCAAAGTCattgaaaagaaaagacctcTTCCGGGAGTACTACTCGCTTGTGGGAGAATACTCAAACAGGACCCTCACATTTGGGAGCGACAAGCTTCCAGCCCTGTCCGGCATCACACAAAGACTTCACGCCAGTCTGGGGGCGAGATATCTCGCCGGTCTTTGGAGCAGTGACATTAGGAATGGGCTTCTTTGGAAGGAAGAGACGCAAATTGCCCGCCACGTCCAATCTTATCGAGCGCCGTCATGGTCTTGGGCAGTAACAGACGATACAATTCAGTGGGACAGCTACACGACGGACTACGGGCAGGGTCCATATGATCTGGAGTTGGTCGAAGCCAACGTTGAGCCAAAGAACCCCTCCAATCCTTTTGGTGAAATCATGGACGCTCATCTAGTCCTGCGGGGCCGTACGAAGAAATTATACCGAAGTGAGCAAGTCTTCCCCAAGTCTTACTTCCCCGGCCCCAACCACGAACCCAGCATAGGTGAAGGCTCTTGGGATGAGCCGGTCGACGGGAGCCCCCGAAGGAAAGGTCTTGACGTTACCACTGCGCTGCTTTATATCCACAACGTGGATGATGTGGGGGATGATGCTATTCTGTCTGTGTGGAGACAGTATGACTGGGTGGAAGCTACCATTGAAGAAACGGAAATCCAGCCGGCGTGGTTTGATCAAAAGAACGAGTACCTGGCACTCCTGGTTAGAATAAGCTCTAAAGAGAACCCATTCAAAAAAGATGGCACTGTGGCATATAAACAGGACGACGCGAGACTCATGTGTCTGGCTCTTCGTCGTGTTGTTGGCAGGGAAGATGAGGTGTATGAGCGGGTGGGAATGCTGTGGGTTCGTGCAGATCAATGGGATGTGGGATGGATTGAGAAGTGGGAATTAAAGACAACCACTCTGGTGTAG
- a CDS encoding hypothetical protein (COG:O; MEROPS:MER0093133; EggNog:ENOG503NZ56) — MQYFAREWDVLKEAGDGTGKGGPAWVYTGGSYAGSLATWLSRLEEKEGEEGKERAFFAYYGSSAVVEAIGDFWQYFVPVLEAMPKNCTRDVERVVVFADEVLGGGTEGEKEGLKEKFGLGGLEDEDFAAELTWGLASLQTTQFYSEKNIGYSPFYRFCDYVEGMYPVDPNATVPGEDGVGLEKALEGYARYIKEDVVPGFCAKSGYPEWQDENSTLCLQNMNASSLAFTDLSVKNWGNRQWWWLLCNEPFEWWQSAPPLSSSYPRVISEYVTAEYWASLCPRFFPNTTYTLAEGKTADDVNVRTGGWDLTSNVTRTMNTNGQYDPWRDATLSSTFRPGGLVTEMEKDGLQVRLVKGGTHCSDLVGLNWEANAELDGLVDGVVDQLAWWIGQYHSDAYDRIRNTTRK; from the exons ATGCAGTATTTTGCGAGGGAGTGGGATGTCCTGAAAGAGGCCGGGGATGGGacggggaaaggggggccGGCGTGGGTTTATACTGGGGGGAGTTATGCGGGGAGTTTGGCGACTTGGCTGAGTAGATTggaggagaaagaaggggaggaggggaaggagagggcgttTTTTGCTTATTATGGGAGTAGTGCTGTTGTGGAGGCTATTGGGGATTTTTGGCAGTATTTTGTTCCGGTTTTGGAGGCTATGCCAAAGAATTGTACGAGGGatgtggagagggtggtggtgtttgcggatgaggttttggggggtgggacggagggggagaaagaGGGACTGAAGGAAaagtttgggttgggggggttggaggatgaggattttGCTGC GGAGTTGACTTGGGGTTTGGCGTCGTTGCAGACGACGCAGTTTTActcggagaagaatataGGGTACTCGCCGTTTTATCGGTTTTGCGATTATGTCGAGGGGATGTATCCAGTGGACCCCAATGCAACCGTTCCTGGAGAGGACGGGGTTGGGCTTgagaaggcgttggaggggtaTGCGAGGTACATCAAGGAGGATGTCGTTCCTGGTT TCTGTGCCAAGTCCGGCTATCCTGAATGGCAAGATGAAAACAGCACCCTCTGCCTCCAAAACATGAACGCTTCCTCTCTGGCCTTCACCGACTTGTCAGTAAAGAACTGGGGAAACAGAcaatggtggtggcttcTCTGCAACGAACCGTTTGAGTGGTGGCAAAGCGCACCGCCACTGTCATCGTCCTACCCAAGAGTCATCTCCGAGTACGTGACAGCAGAGTACTGGGCTTCCCTGTGCCCGCGATTCTTTCCAAACACGACCTATACCTTGGCGGAAGGCAAGACAGCGGACGATGTCAACGTCAGAACAGGTGGCTGGGACTTGACGTCGAACGTGACGAGAACGATGAATACAAATGGGCAGTATGATCCATGGAGGGATGCGACGCTGAGCAGCACGTTCCGACCTGGTGGTCTAGTGACCGAAATGGAAAAGGATGGGCTgcaggtgaggttggtgaaagGGGGGACTCACTGCAGCGACTTGGTTGGGCTGAACTGGGAAGCGAACGCCGAGCTGGATGGGTTagtggatggggttgttgaccAGCTGGCATGGTGGATAGGGCAATATCACAGTGATGCCTACGACAGAATCAGAAACACGACGCGGAAATAA
- a CDS encoding hypothetical protein (EggNog:ENOG503P0QN; COG:S), with protein sequence MSKPSEPTPVQAWDSIASFWDEAITPGGNKYYHRLQAPCLHRFLAKHLHRDARCLDLATGNGVVARWMLDRGAGWVLATDASGEMLEIAKRNFASGGCDPKRFTCHRTDVTSEQDMRALEEFHWHGRLFDVIVINMALMDIERLDVLATALPRLLNPGGVFVATVLHPVFFTSNATKSISISFDPATGEQVTTRSKVITEYLDVAPAKGIACPNQPVKQTYYHRPIHELLAIFLKDGKLVMDAIEEPAFTEDDLDEKRVESSTNFTQLPALLAFRLKHRVDKFE encoded by the exons ATGTCCAAACCCTCAGAGCCAACCCCAGTTCAAGCCTGGGACAGCATTGCATCTTTTTGGGATGAAGCCATCACCCCTGGAGGCAACAAATATTATCACCGTCTCCAGGCTCCCTGCCTCCACCGCTTTCTTGCTAAGCATCTTCACCGTGATGCGAGATGCTTAGATTTAGCGACTGGCAATGGAGTGGTTGCCCGCTGGATGCTTGATCGAGGAGCAGGCTGGGTCCTGGCGACAGATGCCAGCGGCGAAATGCTGGAAATCGCTAAGCGCAACTTTGCCTCCGGAGGGTGTGATCCCAAGAGGTTTACATGCCACAGAACCGACGTTACTTCGGAGCAGGACATGAGAGCCCTCGAAGAATTTCATTGGCACGGAAGACTCTTTGATGTCATTGTCATAaacatggctctcatggaTATCGAAAGACTGGATGTTCTCGCAACTGCCCTGCCCCGACTTCTTAATCCTGGTGGAGT ATTCGTCGCCACTGTTCTTCATCCCGTCTTTTTCACCTCCAACGCAACCAAGTCGATCTCCATCTCATTCGACCCCGCCACCGGTGAGCAAGTGACGACGCGGTCAAAAGTCATCACAGAGTATCTTGATGTTGCACCGGCAAAAGGAATTGCTTGCCCGAATCAGCCAGTCAAACAGACGTACTACCATCGCCCCATTCATGAGCTTCTGGCTATCTTTCTCAAGGATGGGAAGCTTGTCATGGATGCAATCGAAGAGCCAGCTTTTACCGAGGATGAtcttgatgagaagagaGTAGAGTCGAGCACAAACTTTACGCAGCTTCCAGCTCTACTGGCTTTTAGACTGAAGCATCGAGTTGACAAGTTTGAGTAG
- a CDS encoding hypothetical protein (EggNog:ENOG503P6DB; CAZy:CE3; COG:O) — MKTCAGEPSTQVDRSLRLHRATQDSGHELWEGDKKADLLALLAPIHYDHLLKQAPQSFKMQLSNLLTIALAGLAVASPVELVERQQKLRIMPLGDSITEIACWRAFVWDQIAAAGFANQVQYVGSQNSNPQGCRPTTTNWDQRHEGHSGWLAIDIANNYLANWLRSTPADIVQFMLGTNDVFRGRSTNDIIAAYTKMVQIMRAANPKMKIIVDLVIPLGVGSNSGIQALNARIPAWAAGLNTTESPIVIADCNTGYKTSDLRDGVHPSIAGDQFLATKIGPPLLNYIRESLAGN, encoded by the exons ATGAAGACCTGCGCAGGAGAACCTTCCACGCAGGTTGACAGGTCTCTTCGGTTGCACCGAGCCACGCAAGACTCTGGGCACGAGCTTTGGGAGGGTGATAAGAAGGCTGATCTCCTGGCTTTGTTAGCACCAATTCATTACGATCATCTACTCAAACAGGCACCGCAGAGCTTCAAGATGCAactctccaacctcctcaccattgCCCTCGCCGGGTTGGCTGTTGCCTCCCCTGTTGAGCTGGTCGAGCGTCAGCAAAAGCTTCGCATCA TGCCTCTTGGTGACTCCATCACCGAAATCGCCTGCTGGCGGGCCTTCGTCTGGGATCAGATCGCTGCGGCCGGCTTCGCCAACCAGGTCCAATACGTTGGTTCTCAGAACTCCAACCCCCAGGGCTGCCGTCCTACGACCACGAACTGGGATCAGCGCCACGAGGGTCATTCCGGCTGGCTCGCGATTGATATCGCCAACAATTACCTCGCCAACTGGCTCCGGAGCACACCGGCCGATATCGTCCAGTTCATGCTTGGCACCAACGATGTGTTCAGGGGGAGAAGCACCAATGATATCATTGCTGCCTACACCAAGATGGTTCAGATCATGAGGGCGGCGAACCCCAAGATGAAGATCATT GTCGATCTTGTCATCCCCCTCGGCGTTGGCTCCAACTCGGGTATCCAGGCCCTCAACGCCCGCATCCCCGCCTGGGCTGCTGGCCTCAACACCACTGAGAGTCCCATCGTCATTGCTGACTGCAACACCGGCTACAAGACTTCCGACCTGCGTGATGGTGTCCACCCTAGCATTGCTGGTGATCAGTTCCTCGCCACCAAGATTGGACCGCCTCTTCTCAACTATATCAGAGAGTCGCTGGCTGGTAACTAG
- a CDS encoding hypothetical protein (COG:S; EggNog:ENOG503P2P4), translating to MTTAPWTFTPFPPLPPAFLPNTLFYNATSSPSSNVTYQISLSYPFEWGPSSLPTAEITNKTALTVYVTDGNALASTAADHLKRRKPVDPSQPDALVVGIGYPLTDNVYALTQRSIDFGAPIPGDPVPWGADTFIDFINLTLRPWVQDTIFPNVNFTRDAIYGHSSGGLFVTYALITKPDLFDTFIAASPSLTLMNQTVLMNVTRRLGDGMDIPGDIEFGQNQTKPAVFIGYGELEDYPLRRRTQTESQFQARKNLLQRFGPGRYSHELFDRLVGSGRMRDVAVKEYAGMDHAAVGGSALLDGIAYFLDW from the coding sequence ATGACCACTGCCCCCTGGACAttcacccccttcccgcccctccccccagccttcctccccaacaccctcttcTACAACGctacctcctctccctcctccaacgtAACCTACcaaatctccctctcctACCCCTTCGAATGGGGcccttcctctctccccaCAGCAGAAATAACCAACAAAACCGCCTTGACAGTCTACGTCACAGATGGCAACGCCCtagcctcaacagcagccgaCCACCTCAAACGCCGCAAACCCGTCGACCCCTCCCAACCCGATGCTTTGGTCGTCGGTATTGGTTACCCACTCACAGACAACGTCTACGCCCTCACCCAACGCAGCATCGACTTCGGCGCCCCCATCCCTGGCGACCCCGTTCCCTGGGGTGCAGACACCTTCATCGacttcatcaacctcaccctccgccCCTGGGTGCAGgacaccatcttccccaacGTCAACTTCACTCGGGACGCTATATACGGCCATTCAAGCGGGGGTCTCTTCGTTACCTACGCCTTGATCACGAAACCCGACTTATTCGATACATTTATCGCCGCCAGTCCATCACTTACGTTGATGAACCAGACGGTCCTAATGAATGTCACGCGGAGGTTGGGAGACGGGATGGACATCCCTGGTGACATTGAGTTTGGGCAGAATCAGACCAAGCCAGCGGTCTTTATCGGATATGGCGAGTTGGAGGATTAcccgctgaggaggaggacgcaGACGGAGTCCCAGTTTCAGGCGAGGAAGAATCTTTTGCAGAGGTTTGGGCCGGGGAGGTATAGTCATGAGCTGTTTGATCGGCTTGTGGGGAgcgggaggatgagggatgTGGCGGTGAAGGAGTATGCGGGGATGGATCATGCTGCTGTGGGGGGGAGTGCGTTGTTGGATGGGATTGCGTATTTTTTGGATTGGTAG
- a CDS encoding hypothetical protein (EggNog:ENOG503P04U; COG:S), which produces MRLIDTTTLKLREFTAYTTSDYPKYAVLSHTWGAEEVTFQDMMTEPLPSEKRGFAKIKATCELARIDGLNFAWVDTCCIDKSSSAELTEAINSMYAWYRASETCYAFLEDLESTTEISASSDFAKCRWFTRGWTLQELIAPTELKFYDKNWVYRGSKHDLAVTLKGITRIPIGILKREQELTTKSVAQRMSWAAFRETTRIEDEAYCLLGIFGIHMPLIYGEGFQAFQRLQQEIVKSIGDMTILAWGSVQSGQGSSEGLQGLFAPSPDAFWIPGVINCLPSLPDITITTRGLRVSRNTWMPLWIHGTTYYLIVGAFSPWTERVSTMQSSSVSALRLSKIGPGIFLRTGLDTEVPVDALYAQHHQSEYYLLTDIPSQINDIYVGYRKHSLHVEVNKTFHVEDAVPHSLWDDADKIFLRESAWQPHARIHYNVVLGVRFKGIGDFSAIEVVVLLDLSSHLPSLIIFQASQAPRLVSKLFGPMSKEHSMMLADLEHLNDSETSLESFVTVSTDRGPARITPVLTETEDVFLSSEEEGSAIPVANLQLQIQDIGDSADSQLVTGER; this is translated from the coding sequence ATGAGGCTCATTGACACTACAACGTTGAAGTTACGCGAGTTCACGGCGTACACCACTTCCGACTATCCAAAGTATGCAGTGCTCTCTCATACATGGGGCGCCGAAGAGGTCACCTTCCAGGACATGATGACGGAACCTCTACCTTCTGAAAAGAGAGGATTTGCAAAGATCAAAGCGACTTGTGAGCTTGCCCGGATTGACGGTCTGAACTTTGCCTGGGTCGATACCTGCTGCATCGATAAGTCTAGCAGTGCCGAGCTTACCGAAGCAATAAACTCCATGTATGCCTGGTATCGGGCTTCAGAAACGTGCTACGCATTCTTGGAAGATCTGGAGTCAACGACCGAAATCAGCGCAAGTTCAGACTTTGCAAAATGCCGCTGGTTTACGCGCGGTTGGACCCTTCAAGAGCTCATCGCCCCAACAGAGCTCAAGTTTTACGATAAGAATTGGGTCTATCGGGGGTCCAAACACGATCTTGCAGTCACACTCAAGGGGATTACACGCATACCAATCGGAATTTTAAAGCGTGAGCAGGAGCTCACGACAAAGTCTGTGGCACAGCGGATGTCATGGGCGGCCTTCAGGGAGACAACGCGCATAGAAGATGAGGCGTACTGTCTACTTGGCATATTCGGCATTCACATGCCTCTCATTTATGGAGAGGGCTTCCAGGCTTTCCAAAGGCTCCAGCAGGAAATTGTCAAATCCATTGGTGATATGACCATTTTGGCATGGGGCTCTGTCCAGAGCGGCCAAGGCTCTTCAGAGGGCCTCCAGGGTCTTTTTGCACCCTCCCCAGATGCGTTTTGGATCCCGGGTGTCATCAATTGCCTCCCAAGTCTTCCCGATATAACCATAACGACAAGAGGTCTCAGGGTGTCCCGAAACACTTGGATGCCTCTCTGGATTCATGGAACAACGTACTATTTGATTGTGGGTGCTTTCAGTCCCTGGACTGAACGTGTCAGCACCATGCAGTCTTCATCGGTCTCAGCTCTTCGACTGTCAAAGATAGGGCCGGGAATCTTTCTGAGAACAGGGCTGGATACCGAGGTCCCTGTAGACGCTCTATATGCTCAGCATCATCAGTCCGAGTACTATCTTCTTACAGATATTCCCAGTCAGATAAACGACATTTACGTTGGATACCGGAAGCATTCACTTCACGTCGAAGTCAACAAGACGTTCCACGTGGAGGATGCAGTTCCCCATTCGCTGTGGGATGACGCGGACAAGATCTTTCTCCGAGAAAGCGCCTGGCAACCACATGCCCGCATTCATTACAATGTGGTTCTTGGTGTGAGATTCAAAGGGATCGGCGACTTCAGTGCTATTGAAGTGGTTGTACTCCTTGACTTATCCTCGCATCTACCGAGCCTTATTATCTTCCAAGCCTCGCAGGCACCCAGGCTCGTTTCGAAGCTCTTCGGCCCAATGTCGAAAGAGCATTCGATGATGCTGGCTGACTTGGAGCATCTGAATGATTCTGAAaccagcttggaaagcttTGTAACTGTATCCACAGACAGGGGACCCGCGAGGATCACACCGGTACTTACTGAAACGGAAGATGTGTTTCTGTcgtcggaagaggaaggcagTGCCATTCCAGTAGCCAACCTCCAGCTTCAAATTCAGGACATTGGTGACAGCGCAGATTCCCAGCTGGTGACCGGCGAGAGGTGA
- a CDS encoding hypothetical protein (EggNog:ENOG503P1US; COG:S), with amino-acid sequence MENPEKTAGGQTDDLHSMPCVLKLPFESLSTAPIFLDQVPAARYRFIDAKPFANGSYLRVVETDILPKNRYAAISYVWKGVPPLNPTANPPPTMTIKSAFNADPISLPALRTACRAALQLECPLLWLDGLCIKQGDEDDKAWQIQRMFSIYEHCHVCLILPGGLSRLVALEEETNWVSRAWTLQEAIAPPCCKVLFSWTHGTCYLESLFYLHVEQVEGDESGAGMTELVSLLAASSRATYLVTKSEDDPTQEKKQKLEMNLIVGDKRPGDRVQRNALIGALDLKGKEGMASAIWRAAMMRVAYRPVDMILSIMGMFGVSLDARAFGHDDRLMAALALMREILARGGRAEWLGVIPSLPPGKVFSTAPNILELGEGVEAHLGDEDAMENGLLWWLQGAPTGFVDEDGYVNVTAPVASVIVSASGGSENTTGKGAHSIRDHGHQHWDIIDVQGGSLLPPYAVHLGEKKNYLNGSYPTWSDPENNLFMLVGQESDGGLRVAGYAIGTAQVLSSSGWSTNETIRVKIRSVY; translated from the exons ATGGAGAACCCCGAAAAAACAGCTGGTGGACAGACCGACGATCTTCACTCCATGCCATGCGTCCTGAAGCTTCCCTTCGAGTCCCTTTCCACGGCCCCCATTTTTCTCGACCAAGTACCCGCAGCTCGGTACCGTTTCATCGACGCCAAACCCTTCGCCAACGGCAGTTATCTCCGAGTAGTCGAAACAGACATCCTGCCCAAAAACCGCTACGCCGCCATCTCCTACGTCTGGAAAGGCGTCCCCCCCTTaaaccccaccgccaacccacccccaacaatgACCATCAAATCCGCCTTCAACGCcgaccccatctccctccccgccctccgcaCCGCCTGCCGCGCCGCCCTCCAGCTTGAATGCCCCCTCCTCTGGCTCGACGGCCTCTGCATCAAGCAAGgggacgaagacgacaagGCTTGGCAGATCCAGAGAATGTTCTCCATCTATGAGCACTGCCACGTCTGTCTCATCCTCCCTGGAGGTTTGTCACGACTTGTCGCCCTTGAGGAAGAAACCAACTGGGTCTCCCGCGCATGGACTCTCCAAGAAGCTATCGCGCCGCCCTGTTGCAAGGTGTTATTTTCATGGACCCATGGCACTTGTTATCTAGAGTCGCTGTTCTACTTGCATGTTGAACAAGTGGAGGGTGACGAGTCAGGGGCGGGAATGACGGAGTTGGTGTCTTTGTTGGCGGCGTCTTCTAGGGCGACTTATCTGGTTACGAAGTCGGAAGATGATCCCACGCAGGAAAAGAAACAGAAGTTGGAAATGAACTTGATAGTGGGGGATAAACGGCCCGGGGACAGGGTGCAGAGGAATGCGCTGATCGGGGCGCTGGATctgaaggggaaggaggggatggcCTCGGCGATTTGGCGGGCGGCCATGATGCGTGTTGCGTATCGGCCTGTGGATATGATTCTCAGTATTATGGGCATGTTTGGAGTGTCTTTGGACGCAAGGGCATTTGGACACGATGACAGGCTAATGGCAGCACTCGCTCTCATGAGAGAGATTTTGGCTCGAGGTGGCCGGGCTGAGTGGCTTGGAGTGATTCCAAGCCTGCCTCCAGGTAAGGTTTTCTCAACTGCACCAAACATTCTGGAGCTTGGGGAAGGTGTTGAGGCACATTTGGGGGATGAAGATGCCATGGAGAATGGGTTGCTTTGGTGGTTACAGGGTGCCCCGACCGGTTTTGTCGATGAAGACGGCTATGTCAATGTCACAGCACCAGTTGCCTCTGTGATTGTGTCTGCTTCTGGGGGATCTGAAAACACCACGGGCAAGGGGGCTCACAGTATACGGGATCATGGACATCAACACTGGGACATAATCGACGTGCAAGGTGGATCATTGTTGCCACCATACGCGGTTCACCttggagaaaagaagaactATCTCAACGGAAGCTACCCTACTTGGTCTGACCCTGAGAATAACCTCTTTATGTTGGTAGGACAAGAGAGCGACGGAGGGCTACGAGTCGCAGGATATGCTATTGGAACAGCCCAGGTGCTTTCATCTTCTGGATGGAGCACAAATGAGACGATAAGGGTCAAG ATTAGATCGGTATACTGA